The genomic interval AATTAACAATCACCACCGAAGTTGAAAATTTTCCCGGATTTGAACATGGTATCATGGGACCGGATTTGATGGATGTGATGCACAAACAGTGCGAACGGTTTGGTGTCGATTTTGAATATGACGAAGTTGTGGAAGTTGACTTTAATGGTCCCCCATTTATCGTGAAAACCCGGGGGAAAAGTTGGACAACCGAGGCGTTAATCATCGCAACTGGAGCTTCGGCGCGACTAATCGGGTTACCCAGCGAAAAAGAACTCATGGGGTATGGTGTCAGCGCTTGTGCAACGTGTGACGGTTTCTTCTACCGGGGGAAGGAAGTTGCTGTCGTAGGCGGTGGCGATACTGCAATGGAGGAAGCGACCTACTTAACAAAGCATGCGTCGAAGGTCACAATTATTCACCGACGGGAACAATTCCGGGCATCGAAAGCCATGATCCAACGGGCACAGGAAAATCCAAAGATCGAGTGGAAGCTCAACACGACTGTTGATGAAGTTTTCGGAACCCGCGAAAAGGGTGTTCATGCTTTAAAACTTCGAAACCTCCAAACTGGCGTGCTCGAAGAATTCAAAGTCGATGGGCTTTTCATTGCGATAGGTCACGAACCGAACACAAAACTCTTCGCCGGGAAGTTGCCGATGGATGAAAGTGGTTATTTACTGCCGACCCCCGGCTCGACAAAACTACAAATTCCAGGGATGTATGCAGCGGGCGACGTTGCCGATCATACTTATCGCCAAGCAATCAGCGCGGCGGGTACCGGTTGTATGGCAGCAATCGACGCCGAACGCGATTTAGCTGCTCGCGGAATCGAAGCGTAAACAGTTGTTCCAATATTGGCTTCAAAGTGGACAGACATTCGTCTGTCCACTTTTTTTCTTTCAATGAGCGATTCCCTACGTATATTCTAACGATGCCTAATCAAATCAAAAAACAATCCGATGCCGAGCATAGCACCGAATCGCTCAATTGGATCCACGAGCAATTCGATAGCGATCCCCTCATCCAGGATTTTATCGAAGAAGAAGGAGTCGTTGGCGACGCGGTGAATTCCCAAGTGGAAGACCCTTTTTCGACCTTCGCATTTGAGACGGCAAGTATCGCCATCGAACGACAAACGAGCCAACTCGCGCCGTGGCAAATCTCTCCCCCACCACCCGATGGATTTTTTGAAACGGTAGCGTTGGATTCGATTCCCATTGGAAAGGGAGTCGGAATGCAGGTGTACAACCGGAAAGTGGCAATCTTTCGCCTCTTCGATGGCACCGTGAAGGCAACGGACGATGTTTGTCCGCATGCCGGCGCACCGCTTAGCAACGGTATCATCGACGGTTGTCAGTTGATGTGTGTCTGGCATGGTTGGACCTTCGATCTGCGGACTGGTATCTGTGATGTTAATGAACACACGATTCTCGGTTTCTATCCCATTGAAATCAGAGAAGGGATGATCTTTGTGGGAATTCTTGCCGAACAACCAACTGTACCCACTCATCACTTAATCCCAAGACAGTAGTCATATACATCCGATAATTGGCGTGTATTGTAATATAAAACTTACACCAATTTGATAGGAATAAGAATATGATTTGTCTCATAATATGTTGTGTAAAATGGATACTCTTGTTTATGTGTTAGATTCTGAACGATGAAATTCGTATCAATTTACATGCAAACCTTCGTTTGTGATTTACCGAAAAGAGAAATATGGAAAGAACGATTTTAAGCCCCGAGTTGACAGAGTATCTCTTCGATTTAGAGAATCTCCGATCCCGGAGTGCTTGGCTTAAACATATTGAAAAGCGAGCTGTTGCAGAAGAATTCCCGATTATTGGACCATTAGTCGGTCGATTACTTGCGACACTTGCGCGAGCAGTACAAGCAAAAAGAATTCTGGAATTAGGTAGCGGCTTCGGTTACTCGGCGTTATGGTTTTCCAAGGGGATGGAATCGGGTGGTGTAATCGTTTGTACCGATGGCGATGCAAGAAATCGTGATTGCGCTTTTGAGTATTTTTCGCAGGCACAGCTATCCCAACGCATCGATTTCAGGGTCGGTGACGCATTAGCGACGGCACGTGAACTTAGCGGTCCTTTCGATATTGTCTTCAACGATATCGATAAACACGAATATCCATCAGTCATTGAAGAAGCCCACCGGTTGCTGCGTTCAGGTGGGTTACTCATTTCCGACAACACGCTGTGGTCCGGGAGGGTATTCGATCCTGAAGTGAAAGATCGTAATACGAAGGGGATTAAGCAGTACAACGAAATGTTGTTTGCTGATTTGCGCTTCTTCTCGACCATCGTTCCTTTACGGGACGGAGTATCGGTCTCTGTGAAGTTGTAGCGGAAACCAGTAGAATTTGCACAAAAAAACGCAGACGGTTGTCTGCGTTTTTCGGTAGTATTTCTATCTCAATTCAAGTTTGGATCGTCGGGGAAAGTTGACAACAAGGCAAACTCGCCGCCCATGCTTTTCATTAGCACTCGCCAGAGATCGTTGGGGTCAGTTCGAAACAGGATGTCATCGCTAACTGTCGCAAGTATCCAGCCACCACGTTCGATTTCATCGTTTAATTGCCCTTCACCCCAACCGGAATAGCCGACGTAAAATCGGACTTCCTGTTTCCATTTCGGTTCTTGATTAATAACCTCGGCAATTCGTTCGACCGTGCCACCCCAGAATGTACCATACTTGACTGATTTGGAACCATTGACCCGCAAACCGATGCGATGCAGGATATGCAATGTATTGGGTTGTACTGGACCACCTAAGAACAATGGCAAATCGAGCGAAGGCTCTTCGACCACTTCGCTTACTTGCAGCGGCGTTTGTCGATTCAGCACCAAGCCGTACGTGCCGTCTTCATTGTGTTCGCATAGCAAAACAACGGTACGTAGGAAATTCGGATCGCGAATCGTTGGATGTGCGATCAGAATAGTACCTTGCGACGGCTTTTTTTCGACTTGTATCATGGGTACAGATCCAGTTAGAGAAAGGATTCGGTGAATGTACTCATCCTAAGTTACACTTTTGTAACTTGAAAGCGAATCGTTTCAGTAAGTAAGTTACGAAACCTCTCCTCTCCAGAAAACTCCCCCTGAAACATTTTACAGAAATTCTGTATTCATCGGCACTTACCAAGATTGACCGAAGTACCTACCTCCGTTTGGGAACCCTACCGGAAACGAGTATATTTCTTGTTTAGAGTTCACTGAAGAAACGGGTTCCGGCTTGGTTTCCCACCGCAACGGTTCACCGTTCCACACCGAAGAGCAACGCTCCTCATACGATAACAGAGCGCAGCAGATTTTTACGGACATCGAAGATGTCCTAACAGGATTATACGACTCGAATGAAACAAGCAGACGTTTTCGAAAATGGCAATTTCGATCCGATTGACATCGTCGATGAAATGAAATCGAGTTATCTCGATTATGCGATGTCGGTGATTGTATCGCGTGCGCTCCCTGATGTGCGCGACGGACTGAAACCGGTGCATCGCCGGATCCTATATGGAATGGAAGAACTCGGTGCTAATGCCGGGAGACCGTATAAGAAATCCGCCCGTATCGTCGGTGATGTGATGGGTAAGTACCATCCCCACGGCGACTCAGCAATTTACGATACACTTGTCCGGATGGTGCAGCCGTTCAGTTTACGATATCCGTTGATTGATGGACAAGGTAACTTTGGCAGCGTCGACGGCGACGGCGCAGCGGCAATGCGATATACGGAATCCCGCTTAGCGCGAATTGCCGAAGAGATGCTCGCTGATCTCGAAAAAAATACCGTACCGTTTGGTTCCAATTACGATGACTCACTCAAGGAACCATTAGTTTTGCCCTCGAAGTTGCCAAACCTGTTGGTGAACGGTTCTTCGGGTATTGCGGTCGGTATGGCAACCAATATCCCACCCCACAATTTACGCGAAGTAGTTTG from bacterium carries:
- the trxB gene encoding thioredoxin-disulfide reductase; the encoded protein is MSLSTADRLVTILGSGPAGLTAAIYAARANLKPLVFEGPQPGGQLTITTEVENFPGFEHGIMGPDLMDVMHKQCERFGVDFEYDEVVEVDFNGPPFIVKTRGKSWTTEALIIATGASARLIGLPSEKELMGYGVSACATCDGFFYRGKEVAVVGGGDTAMEEATYLTKHASKVTIIHRREQFRASKAMIQRAQENPKIEWKLNTTVDEVFGTREKGVHALKLRNLQTGVLEEFKVDGLFIAIGHEPNTKLFAGKLPMDESGYLLPTPGSTKLQIPGMYAAGDVADHTYRQAISAAGTGCMAAIDAERDLAARGIEA
- a CDS encoding Rieske (2Fe-2S) protein; amino-acid sequence: MPNQIKKQSDAEHSTESLNWIHEQFDSDPLIQDFIEEEGVVGDAVNSQVEDPFSTFAFETASIAIERQTSQLAPWQISPPPPDGFFETVALDSIPIGKGVGMQVYNRKVAIFRLFDGTVKATDDVCPHAGAPLSNGIIDGCQLMCVWHGWTFDLRTGICDVNEHTILGFYPIEIREGMIFVGILAEQPTVPTHHLIPRQ
- a CDS encoding O-methyltransferase, with the protein product MERTILSPELTEYLFDLENLRSRSAWLKHIEKRAVAEEFPIIGPLVGRLLATLARAVQAKRILELGSGFGYSALWFSKGMESGGVIVCTDGDARNRDCAFEYFSQAQLSQRIDFRVGDALATARELSGPFDIVFNDIDKHEYPSVIEEAHRLLRSGGLLISDNTLWSGRVFDPEVKDRNTKGIKQYNEMLFADLRFFSTIVPLRDGVSVSVKL
- a CDS encoding YqgE/AlgH family protein, which produces MIQVEKKPSQGTILIAHPTIRDPNFLRTVVLLCEHNEDGTYGLVLNRQTPLQVSEVVEEPSLDLPLFLGGPVQPNTLHILHRIGLRVNGSKSVKYGTFWGGTVERIAEVINQEPKWKQEVRFYVGYSGWGEGQLNDEIERGGWILATVSDDILFRTDPNDLWRVLMKSMGGEFALLSTFPDDPNLN